The Agromyces marinus genome window below encodes:
- a CDS encoding ABC transporter permease, producing MRAVMLKEFQELRRDHRTLAMLIVLPLLLLVIFGYAANFTVETLTVTVVGSDSDDVEDFIGENDELADHLEIVATDPDGDADTAEQVLRDDRSDVAILADGDDWTAYIDGSNLFAAQSAVSLFAQVQQGLAQQQAQAAAQGQQVTVPTIETEVLFNPDLTTSWVMVPAIIGLILTFIGTIITSIGLVREREAGTLEQLAVMPLRASGVILGKITPYFLLASIDMGLVTVLGLLLFDVPFNGPVGLFIVGAALFLFVVLGIGVLISSVSQTTGQAIQLALMTLLPQILLSGMIFPLDAMAAGVRWIGYLLPLTYFTMISQGVMVRGASWDSLWLPLTILAIMAVLVFGLAVVRLRRSLAPAAPKAPPRAKRERESIGAGR from the coding sequence ATGCGCGCAGTGATGCTCAAGGAATTCCAGGAACTCCGCCGCGACCACCGCACCCTCGCGATGCTGATCGTGCTCCCCCTCCTCCTGCTCGTCATCTTCGGCTACGCCGCGAACTTCACGGTCGAGACGCTGACGGTCACCGTGGTCGGCAGCGACAGCGACGACGTCGAGGACTTCATCGGCGAGAACGACGAACTCGCCGACCACCTCGAGATCGTCGCGACCGACCCCGACGGCGATGCCGACACGGCCGAGCAGGTGCTCCGCGACGACCGATCCGATGTGGCGATCCTCGCCGACGGCGACGACTGGACGGCCTACATCGACGGGTCGAACCTGTTCGCGGCGCAGTCCGCGGTGAGCCTGTTCGCGCAGGTGCAGCAGGGCCTCGCCCAGCAGCAGGCGCAGGCCGCCGCGCAGGGGCAGCAGGTGACGGTGCCGACCATCGAGACCGAAGTCCTGTTCAACCCCGACCTGACCACGTCGTGGGTCATGGTGCCGGCGATCATCGGCCTCATCCTGACCTTCATCGGCACGATCATCACGAGCATCGGCCTGGTCCGCGAACGCGAGGCCGGAACGCTCGAACAGCTCGCGGTCATGCCGCTGCGCGCGAGCGGGGTCATCCTCGGCAAGATCACCCCCTACTTCCTCCTCGCGAGCATCGACATGGGGCTCGTGACGGTCCTCGGCCTGCTGCTGTTCGATGTGCCGTTCAACGGCCCGGTGGGCCTGTTCATCGTGGGCGCCGCGCTGTTCCTCTTCGTGGTGCTCGGCATCGGCGTGCTCATCTCCTCGGTGTCGCAGACGACGGGGCAGGCGATCCAGCTCGCACTCATGACCCTGCTGCCGCAGATCCTGCTCTCGGGCATGATCTTCCCGCTCGACGCGATGGCCGCGGGCGTGCGCTGGATCGGCTACCTGCTGCCGCTGACCTACTTCACGATGATCTCGCAGGGCGTGATGGTGCGCGGGGCGTCGTGGGACTCGCTGTGGCTGCCGCTGACGATCCTCGCGATCATGGCGGTGCTCGTGTTCGGGCTCGCGGTGGTCCGCCTGCGGCGCA
- a CDS encoding DEAD/DEAH box helicase, whose translation MTSVDDPTPVPASEEPPAITFADLGLEGPVLKALDDVGYETPSAIQAATIPTLLEGRDVVGLAQTGTGKTAAFALPILARLDTSDRSPQALVLAPTRELALQVCEAFEKYAAHLPDLHILPVYGGQGYGVQLSALRRGVHIVVGTPGRVIDHLDKGTLDLSGLKYLVLDEADEMLKMGFAEDVETILADTPDEKQVALFSATMPAAIRRMSEQYLADPEQITVKTKTQTSANITQRVLVVAHARKVDALTRILEVEDFGGVIIFVRTKNATEELAEKLRARGYEAAAINGDIAQAQRERTVEQLKSGKLDILVATDVAARGLDVERITHVVNYDIPTDPEPYVHRIGRTGRAGRTGDAISFVTPRERGLLGRIERTTKQRMTPMELPSVDEINESRLSRFDDRISAALEQTERVSGFRDIIAHYVRHHDVPETDVAAALAVVAQGDSPLLMEDEPEPQRRDRYDRDDRRDRDDRRDRDRGDRFDRDRGERRERPTRDDLRTYRIAVGKRQHVLPGQIVGALANEGGLERDDFGRIRIQYDFSLVELPANLPDDVLERLAGTRISGELIELRPDTGGGSGGYGGDRRGGDRRGGDRGGRGGYDRDGGRGRYDRDRGDRGGDRGGDRGGDRGGYGNRDRGYDRDRGYDRSRGDDRSRGDDRDRGYARDDRGGSGDRPYRKPRHKN comes from the coding sequence GTGACTTCCGTCGATGACCCCACCCCCGTGCCCGCCTCCGAGGAGCCCCCGGCGATCACCTTCGCCGACCTCGGACTCGAGGGGCCGGTGCTGAAGGCGCTCGACGACGTCGGCTACGAGACGCCCTCCGCGATCCAGGCCGCGACGATCCCGACGCTGCTCGAGGGGCGCGACGTCGTCGGCCTCGCGCAGACCGGAACGGGCAAGACCGCGGCCTTCGCGCTGCCGATCCTCGCGCGCCTGGACACCTCCGACCGCAGCCCGCAGGCACTCGTGCTCGCGCCGACCCGCGAACTCGCCCTCCAGGTGTGCGAGGCGTTCGAGAAGTACGCGGCCCATCTGCCCGACCTGCACATCCTCCCCGTCTACGGCGGCCAGGGCTACGGCGTGCAGCTCTCGGCGCTGCGTCGCGGCGTGCACATCGTCGTCGGCACCCCCGGACGCGTCATCGACCACCTCGACAAGGGCACGCTCGACCTCTCGGGCCTGAAGTACCTCGTGCTCGACGAGGCCGACGAGATGCTCAAGATGGGCTTCGCGGAGGACGTCGAGACGATCCTCGCCGACACCCCCGACGAGAAGCAGGTCGCCCTGTTCTCGGCGACCATGCCCGCCGCGATCCGGAGGATGTCGGAGCAGTACCTCGCCGACCCCGAGCAGATCACGGTCAAGACCAAGACGCAGACCTCGGCGAACATCACCCAGCGCGTGCTCGTCGTCGCGCACGCCCGCAAGGTCGACGCGCTCACCCGCATCCTCGAGGTCGAGGACTTCGGCGGCGTCATCATCTTCGTCCGCACCAAGAACGCCACCGAGGAGCTCGCCGAGAAGCTGCGCGCGCGCGGCTACGAGGCGGCGGCGATCAACGGCGACATCGCCCAGGCGCAGCGCGAGCGGACCGTCGAGCAGCTCAAGAGCGGCAAGCTCGACATCCTCGTGGCGACGGATGTCGCGGCCCGAGGCCTCGACGTCGAGCGCATCACGCACGTGGTCAACTACGACATCCCGACCGACCCCGAGCCGTACGTGCACCGCATCGGCCGCACCGGTCGTGCGGGGCGCACGGGCGACGCGATCAGCTTCGTCACGCCGCGCGAGCGCGGACTGCTCGGCCGCATCGAGCGGACCACCAAGCAGCGCATGACGCCCATGGAGCTTCCCAGCGTCGACGAGATCAACGAGTCGCGGCTCAGCCGGTTCGACGACCGCATCTCGGCCGCGCTCGAGCAGACGGAGCGCGTCAGCGGCTTCCGCGACATCATCGCCCACTACGTGCGTCACCACGACGTGCCCGAGACGGATGTCGCCGCCGCCCTCGCCGTCGTCGCGCAGGGCGATTCGCCGCTGCTCATGGAGGACGAGCCCGAGCCGCAGCGTCGCGACCGCTACGACCGCGACGACCGGCGCGACCGCGACGACCGGCGCGACCGCGACCGCGGTGACCGGTTCGATCGGGACCGCGGCGAGCGTCGCGAGCGCCCCACCCGCGACGACCTGCGCACCTACCGCATCGCGGTCGGCAAGCGACAGCACGTGCTGCCCGGGCAGATCGTCGGCGCGCTCGCCAACGAGGGCGGACTCGAGCGCGACGACTTCGGGCGCATCCGCATCCAGTACGACTTCTCGCTCGTCGAGCTGCCCGCGAACCTGCCGGACGACGTGCTCGAACGCCTCGCCGGCACCCGTATCTCGGGCGAGCTCATCGAGCTCCGGCCCGACACCGGCGGCGGCTCGGGCGGCTACGGCGGCGATCGTCGTGGCGGGGACCGACGCGGCGGCGATCGCGGCGGCCGGGGCGGGTACGACCGCGACGGCGGGCGAGGCCGGTACGACCGGGATCGCGGCGACCGCGGCGGCGACCGCGGCGGCGACCGCGGCGGCGACCGCGGCGGGTACGGCAATCGCGACCGCGGATACGACCGCGACCGCGGATACGACCGGAGTCGCGGAGACGACCGGAGTCGGGGAGACGACCGGGACCGCGGCTACGCCCGCGACGACCGCGGCGGTTCGGGCGACCGCCCGTACCGCAAGCCGCGCCACAAGAACTGA
- a CDS encoding GIY-YIG nuclease family protein, whose product MRADASGCTSVADGAACGAPVEAGAPVSLCALHVVAAYDWVAARDGATDVLPGVCLVCGSRVGVRYPSGWVCAVCEWRLGEVPDGEVAPPRVDVVYYARWRDRVKIGTSANPRRRLAVIPHDEVLAFERGGRLLEQRRHVEFAAARWPGGEWFRLDDDLARHVAELSAGEVDPWARYDRWRSEELARRG is encoded by the coding sequence GTGAGAGCGGATGCCTCGGGGTGCACGAGCGTCGCCGACGGCGCAGCCTGCGGGGCGCCGGTCGAGGCGGGCGCGCCCGTGTCGCTGTGCGCGCTGCACGTCGTCGCGGCGTACGACTGGGTCGCGGCGCGCGACGGCGCGACCGACGTGCTGCCGGGGGTGTGCCTCGTGTGCGGCTCGCGCGTCGGGGTCAGGTACCCGTCGGGTTGGGTGTGCGCGGTGTGCGAGTGGCGCCTCGGCGAGGTGCCCGACGGCGAGGTCGCCCCGCCGCGGGTCGACGTCGTCTACTACGCGCGCTGGCGCGACCGGGTGAAGATCGGCACGTCGGCGAATCCGCGGCGGCGGCTCGCGGTCATCCCGCACGACGAGGTGCTGGCGTTCGAGCGCGGCGGTCGCCTGCTCGAGCAGCGCCGCCACGTCGAGTTCGCGGCCGCGCGGTGGCCGGGCGGCGAGTGGTTCCGGCTCGACGACGACCTGGCGCGGCATGTCGCCGAGCTCTCGGCGGGCGAGGTCGACCCGTGGGCGCGCTACGACCGGTGGCGCAGCGAGGAGCTCGCCCGTCGCGGGTGA
- a CDS encoding response regulator — protein sequence MTRVFLVDDHEIVRRGVAQVLEREPDLEVVGEAGTIAQAITRIGATRPDVAVLDMRLPDGDGIDLCRELRSRQPGLACLILTAYDDDQAAMSAVLAGAAGYVLKHVRGSTIVEDIRRVATGRTLIDRAIADRVSQQAAEPEHGDPRFSALNLRERQVLAHIADGLTNRQIGEELGLAEKTVKNYVSGLLAKLGFERRTQAAVYQMELRTHPDP from the coding sequence ATGACCAGAGTCTTCCTCGTCGACGACCACGAGATCGTGCGGCGCGGCGTCGCGCAGGTGCTCGAACGCGAGCCCGACCTCGAGGTCGTCGGCGAAGCCGGAACCATCGCGCAGGCCATCACCCGGATCGGGGCGACGCGGCCGGACGTGGCGGTGCTCGACATGCGCCTGCCCGACGGCGACGGCATCGACCTGTGCCGGGAGCTCCGGTCGCGGCAGCCGGGGTTGGCCTGCCTGATCCTCACGGCGTACGACGACGACCAGGCGGCCATGTCCGCGGTCCTCGCGGGCGCGGCCGGGTACGTGCTGAAGCACGTGCGCGGGAGCACGATCGTCGAGGACATCCGCAGGGTCGCGACCGGCAGGACCCTCATCGACCGTGCGATCGCCGACCGGGTGTCGCAGCAGGCCGCCGAGCCCGAGCACGGGGATCCGAGGTTCAGCGCGCTGAACCTCCGCGAACGCCAGGTGCTCGCGCACATCGCCGACGGCCTGACGAACCGGCAGATCGGCGAGGAGCTCGGGCTCGCGGAGAAGACTGTGAAGAACTACGTGTCGGGCCTGCTCGCCAAGCTCGGGTTCGAGCGCCGGACGCAGGCCGCGGTCTACCAGATGGAGCTGCGGACCCACCCCGATCCCTGA
- a CDS encoding GAF domain-containing sensor histidine kinase, with protein sequence MSQASGSSSVHVDEEMWTQTRLRALLDATRSVVAEIDLTAVLRTIVRSAVDLVDARYGALGVLAPEGGLEEFVHVGMPDDVVARIGRLPEGRGLLGALIDDPDPILLDAISGDPRSVGFPPGHPPMTGFLGVPVRVRDEVFGNLYLTDRRGGFTPQDAELMSAFAIAAGLAIDNARRYAEARMRETWAAASAQVVAALLTASGDDAPTLLADELSERGGAERIAILVSAGGTAVRVAEIRGSGADAVPAGTVLPAERTLAAAVLEGGDTRATPGGRVEAPDALALAQGGMCGPVLFTALRKRGAPRAVIAAARRPGAPHFTPAEMRIAEDLAVRVSLAHALAEARDAQQRALLLEDRARIARDLHDHVVQQLYGAGLDLQAAADAATDDAARPLDSAVEAIDEAIAQIRTIVFALTPQNGRAPTLRRRVLDLTGSASRHLPQPVAVSFAGPIDLLAEGVLADELTASVRELLSNAVRHSGATVVTVAVGADDGRVSAEVSDDGRGLGDVTRRSGLENLRVRAERLGGRFELETGPTGTRARWTAPTGASERGSR encoded by the coding sequence ATGTCGCAGGCATCAGGGTCGTCGTCGGTGCACGTCGACGAGGAGATGTGGACGCAGACCCGCCTGCGTGCGCTCCTCGACGCGACGCGCTCGGTCGTCGCCGAGATCGACCTGACCGCGGTGCTGCGCACCATCGTGCGCTCCGCGGTGGATCTGGTGGATGCCCGATACGGCGCACTCGGGGTCCTCGCGCCCGAGGGCGGCCTGGAGGAGTTCGTGCACGTCGGCATGCCCGACGACGTGGTGGCGCGCATCGGCCGACTGCCGGAGGGCCGCGGGCTGCTCGGCGCGCTCATCGACGATCCGGATCCGATCCTGCTCGACGCGATCTCGGGCGACCCCCGATCGGTCGGCTTCCCTCCGGGGCATCCGCCCATGACGGGATTCCTCGGCGTCCCGGTCCGCGTGCGCGACGAGGTGTTCGGCAACCTCTACCTGACCGATCGGCGGGGCGGCTTCACTCCGCAGGACGCGGAGCTCATGTCCGCGTTCGCGATCGCAGCCGGCCTCGCCATCGACAACGCCCGGCGGTACGCCGAGGCGCGCATGCGCGAGACGTGGGCCGCGGCATCCGCTCAGGTCGTGGCGGCACTGCTCACGGCGTCGGGCGACGACGCGCCGACGCTGCTCGCGGACGAACTCTCGGAACGCGGCGGTGCGGAGCGCATCGCGATCCTGGTGAGCGCGGGCGGAACCGCGGTCCGGGTCGCGGAGATCCGCGGGTCGGGTGCCGACGCGGTGCCCGCAGGCACCGTCCTGCCGGCCGAGCGCACGCTCGCCGCGGCCGTGCTCGAGGGCGGCGACACCCGCGCCACTCCGGGTGGGCGCGTGGAGGCGCCCGACGCGCTGGCGCTCGCCCAGGGCGGCATGTGCGGGCCCGTCCTGTTCACGGCCCTCCGCAAGCGCGGGGCCCCGCGCGCCGTCATCGCGGCCGCCCGGCGTCCCGGCGCCCCGCACTTCACGCCGGCCGAGATGCGGATCGCGGAGGACCTCGCCGTGCGCGTGTCGCTCGCGCACGCGCTCGCGGAGGCACGCGACGCGCAGCAGCGCGCGCTGCTGCTCGAGGATCGCGCGCGCATCGCGCGCGACCTGCACGACCATGTCGTCCAGCAGTTGTACGGCGCCGGGCTCGACCTCCAGGCCGCAGCGGATGCCGCGACCGACGATGCGGCCCGGCCGCTCGACTCGGCCGTCGAGGCCATCGACGAGGCCATCGCGCAGATCCGCACGATCGTGTTCGCGCTCACCCCGCAGAACGGCCGCGCGCCGACGCTGCGCCGTCGCGTGCTCGACCTCACCGGCTCGGCGTCGCGCCACCTGCCGCAGCCGGTCGCCGTCTCGTTCGCGGGCCCGATCGACCTCCTCGCGGAGGGCGTCCTGGCCGACGAACTCACGGCGTCCGTCCGGGAGCTGCTCTCGAACGCGGTCCGGCATTCCGGCGCGACCGTGGTGACCGTCGCGGTCGGCGCCGACGACGGGCGCGTGAGCGCCGAGGTGTCCGACGACGGGCGCGGCCTCGGCGACGTCACGCGCCGGAGCGGACTGGAGAACCTGCGCGTGCGCGCCGAACGCCTCGGCGGACGCTTCGAGCTCGAGACCGGGCCGACCGGCACCCGCGCCCGATGGACGGCCCCGACCGGGGCGTCCGAGAGAGGATCCCGATGA
- a CDS encoding universal stress protein — MTIVVGADGSVVARAAVEWAARRAERTGDELALVTVVDDGWGTVGASVVAELRARAEGLAEREFRAALAVAPGVRVRGEVIVGSPVLRLAEASRDADLVVVGTHKVGYFHGRALGSRGLQLAGVAAAPTAVVPVASARGRSGVAVGVSDGDDSDDAIRFAMDEAGSLGEHLVLVRASDGDADDRALERAADLIAASAPDLAVDARRPAGAAAESLIGLTRRSKLTVVGRRSARRGFLPLGRTNADVLMNLAGPVVVVPQVAVQSRLVGWSVA, encoded by the coding sequence ATGACGATCGTGGTCGGTGCGGACGGCAGCGTCGTGGCCCGGGCGGCCGTCGAATGGGCGGCGCGTCGGGCCGAACGGACCGGGGACGAACTCGCCCTCGTCACGGTCGTCGACGACGGCTGGGGCACTGTCGGCGCGTCCGTGGTCGCCGAACTGCGCGCGCGAGCGGAGGGCCTCGCCGAGCGCGAGTTCCGAGCCGCGCTCGCCGTGGCGCCCGGGGTCCGGGTTCGCGGCGAGGTGATCGTCGGAAGTCCGGTCCTGAGGCTGGCCGAAGCGTCGCGCGATGCCGACCTCGTCGTGGTCGGCACGCACAAGGTGGGGTACTTCCACGGTCGCGCACTCGGCTCGCGCGGACTGCAGCTCGCGGGGGTCGCGGCCGCGCCGACCGCCGTCGTGCCCGTCGCCTCGGCACGGGGCCGGTCGGGGGTCGCGGTGGGCGTCTCGGACGGCGACGACAGCGACGACGCCATCCGCTTCGCGATGGACGAGGCCGGGAGCCTCGGCGAGCACCTCGTGCTCGTGCGTGCGTCCGACGGCGATGCTGACGACCGGGCCCTCGAGCGGGCCGCCGACCTGATCGCAGCGTCCGCCCCGGACCTCGCCGTCGACGCACGGCGGCCCGCCGGTGCCGCGGCGGAGTCGCTCATCGGCCTCACCAGGCGCTCGAAGCTCACGGTCGTCGGCCGGAGGTCGGCCCGCCGCGGATTCCTGCCCCTCGGTCGGACCAACGCCGACGTCCTCATGAACCTCGCCGGCCCCGTCGTCGTCGTGCCGCAGGTCGCCGTGCAGTCGCGGTTGGTCGGCTGGTCGGTCGCCTGA
- a CDS encoding aminotransferase class V-fold PLP-dependent enzyme produces the protein MPSSQTVASGVDDPRPHAPGTSRAPVRIGPLADLLDAGLEAPVLGGRRVRHVNLDTAASAPAFAAVAAHVARVLPYSASVHRGTGYASQASTALLEDARIAVARHVGARLDDHVVFTRNTTDSLNLLASVVPGETVVLDIEHHANLLPWRRHGRRVVIARTSFQATVTALADELARRPAALLSVTGASNLTGEVLPLGLLADLAHAHGARIAVDAAQLLPHRRVDLSASGLDYVAFSGHKAYAPFGAGVLVGRADWLDAAPAYLAGGGAVASVSIDDVDWKPGPERHEAGTPNLVGVTALAAALAEFERIGELARRAHEAALTDRLLGGLVGIPGLGVLRGFDDLDDRLGIATIELEQGSVGLVAAALAAEHGISVRAGRFCAHPFFDRIARRANGLRASLGAGSTSEDVDRFLDALARLVADGPAFEYDRTPAGWCPRIDDRERPSFG, from the coding sequence ATGCCGAGCAGTCAGACCGTCGCGTCCGGCGTCGACGACCCGCGGCCGCACGCGCCGGGCACGAGCCGCGCACCCGTCCGGATCGGGCCGCTGGCCGACCTGCTCGACGCGGGCCTCGAGGCACCGGTGCTCGGCGGCCGACGCGTCCGGCACGTGAACCTCGACACCGCGGCATCCGCCCCCGCCTTCGCCGCGGTCGCGGCGCACGTGGCCCGCGTCCTGCCCTACTCCGCGAGCGTGCACCGCGGCACCGGCTACGCGTCGCAGGCGTCGACGGCGCTGCTCGAGGACGCCCGCATCGCTGTCGCGCGACACGTCGGCGCGCGACTGGACGACCACGTCGTGTTCACGAGGAACACCACCGATTCGCTGAACCTGCTCGCGAGCGTCGTGCCGGGCGAGACCGTCGTCCTCGACATCGAGCACCACGCCAACCTCCTGCCCTGGCGACGGCACGGCCGTCGCGTCGTCATCGCCCGCACCTCGTTCCAGGCGACCGTCACCGCGCTCGCCGACGAACTCGCCCGCAGGCCCGCGGCGCTGCTGTCGGTCACGGGTGCCTCGAACCTGACCGGCGAGGTCCTCCCGCTCGGCCTCCTCGCCGACCTCGCGCACGCGCACGGCGCCCGCATCGCGGTCGACGCCGCACAACTGCTGCCGCACCGCCGCGTCGACCTCTCGGCATCCGGCCTCGACTACGTCGCGTTCTCCGGGCACAAGGCGTACGCGCCGTTCGGCGCGGGCGTCCTGGTCGGCCGTGCCGACTGGCTCGACGCGGCACCCGCGTACCTGGCGGGCGGCGGAGCCGTGGCATCCGTCTCGATCGACGACGTCGACTGGAAGCCCGGCCCCGAGCGTCACGAGGCGGGCACGCCCAACCTCGTCGGGGTGACCGCGCTGGCCGCGGCCCTCGCGGAGTTCGAACGGATCGGCGAGCTGGCGCGGCGCGCGCACGAGGCCGCGTTGACCGACCGGCTGCTGGGCGGCCTCGTCGGGATCCCGGGACTCGGCGTGCTGCGCGGGTTCGACGACCTCGACGACCGGCTCGGCATCGCCACGATCGAGCTCGAGCAGGGCTCGGTCGGCCTCGTCGCCGCCGCGCTCGCGGCCGAGCACGGGATCTCGGTCCGCGCCGGCCGATTCTGCGCGCACCCCTTCTTCGATCGGATCGCGCGACGCGCGAACGGGTTGCGCGCGAGCCTCGGCGCCGGGTCGACGTCGGAGGACGTCGATCGCTTCCTCGACGCCCTGGCGCGACTGGTCGCCGACGGGCCCGCGTTCGAGTACGACCGCACCCCGGCCGGGTGGTGCCCGCGCATCGACGACCGGGAGCGGCCGAGCTTCGGCTGA
- a CDS encoding FBP domain-containing protein, with the protein MRPLSEDELRASFVNATDRELAELELPLEYLLVEWERVDALAWRDRRAARRGYLVTFIDDDPVGIVLRAADPPASRFRAGMCNLCHTQQPANQVTMFSARRAGAAGRNGDTVGTYLCSDLSCQENVRLHAPLAPAEVRGGRHSSTRIDGLARRTRAFVAGVIGG; encoded by the coding sequence ATGCGTCCGCTCAGCGAGGACGAGCTCCGGGCGTCGTTCGTGAACGCGACCGATCGCGAACTCGCCGAACTCGAGCTGCCCCTCGAGTACCTCCTCGTCGAATGGGAACGGGTCGACGCGCTCGCCTGGCGCGACCGCCGGGCCGCGCGCCGCGGCTACCTCGTCACGTTCATCGACGACGACCCGGTCGGCATCGTGCTGCGCGCCGCCGACCCGCCCGCGTCGCGGTTCCGCGCCGGCATGTGCAACCTCTGCCACACGCAGCAGCCCGCGAACCAGGTCACGATGTTCTCGGCTCGCCGCGCGGGAGCGGCCGGACGCAACGGCGACACGGTCGGCACCTACCTGTGCAGCGACCTCTCCTGCCAGGAGAACGTTCGCCTGCACGCCCCGCTCGCGCCCGCCGAGGTCCGCGGCGGCCGGCATTCGTCGACCCGCATCGACGGACTCGCACGGCGGACGCGCGCATTCGTCGCAGGCGTCATCGGGGGCTGA
- a CDS encoding SGNH/GDSL hydrolase family protein — MFLSYAAIGDSFSEGVGDELPDGTTRGWADFVALGLAKAAAPEPVRYANLAIRGRKLGPIIDEQLEAAIRLGPEVISFNGGGNDMLRPRMPEEVVAERFREAIHRIREAGIHVLMLSGANPTDHLPLGRVFDARGARLTLALRDLADLPGVTFVDNFSDRALRDIRYWSPDKLHLNSLGHAKVASNVLSALGVPVPEEWGVAEVAAGGPGQRSRNTATYYREYVLPWIGRRLTGRSSGDGRTAKRATLEPVVLDAEGPGAEPLPG, encoded by the coding sequence ATGTTCCTCTCGTACGCCGCGATCGGCGACAGTTTCTCAGAGGGCGTCGGCGACGAGCTCCCCGACGGAACCACTCGCGGGTGGGCCGACTTCGTCGCGCTCGGCCTCGCGAAGGCGGCGGCTCCCGAGCCCGTCCGGTACGCGAACCTCGCCATCCGGGGCCGCAAGCTCGGTCCGATCATCGACGAGCAGCTCGAGGCGGCGATCCGGCTCGGTCCGGAGGTCATCAGCTTCAACGGGGGCGGGAACGACATGCTGCGTCCGCGCATGCCGGAGGAGGTCGTCGCGGAGCGGTTCCGCGAAGCGATCCACCGGATCCGCGAGGCCGGCATCCACGTGCTCATGCTGAGCGGGGCGAACCCGACCGACCATCTCCCCCTGGGGCGCGTGTTCGACGCGCGCGGTGCGCGCCTGACCCTCGCGCTCCGCGACCTCGCCGACCTGCCGGGAGTGACGTTCGTCGACAACTTCAGTGATCGTGCGCTGCGCGACATCCGCTACTGGTCGCCCGACAAGCTGCACCTGAACTCGCTCGGGCATGCGAAGGTCGCCTCGAACGTCCTCTCGGCGCTCGGGGTGCCGGTGCCCGAGGAGTGGGGCGTCGCCGAGGTGGCGGCCGGCGGCCCGGGGCAGCGCAGCCGCAACACGGCGACCTACTACCGCGAGTACGTGCTGCCGTGGATCGGCCGTCGGCTCACGGGCAGGTCGTCGGGCGACGGCCGCACGGCCAAGCGTGCGACGCTCGAACCCGTCGTCCTCGACGCGGAGGGTCCGGGCGCCGAGCCGCTGCCGGGCTGA
- a CDS encoding DUF1918 domain-containing protein: MQATVGDRLVIHGKQVGSAERHGEVLEVRGADGGPPYLVRFDDGHEALLYPGSDCELEHAAH; the protein is encoded by the coding sequence ATGCAGGCGACGGTCGGTGATCGGCTGGTCATCCACGGCAAGCAGGTCGGCAGTGCCGAACGGCACGGGGAGGTCCTCGAGGTCCGGGGCGCCGACGGCGGACCGCCGTATCTGGTGCGATTCGACGACGGCCACGAGGCGCTGCTCTACCCGGGCAGCGACTGCGAGTTGGAGCACGCGGCGCACTGA